Proteins encoded within one genomic window of Camelina sativa cultivar DH55 chromosome 19, Cs, whole genome shotgun sequence:
- the LOC104764563 gene encoding uncharacterized protein LOC104764563 has translation MAGRAIYSVTSSPSLCIPYSAASSSSISLSRLALPVRVSPRTNRFPRIHCSMSANDIKAGTNIEVDGAPWRVLEFLHVKPGKGAAFVRTKIRNYVNGSTVERTFRAGISVEEANIYKETKQFTYKDGSQFVFMDLTTYEETRLNESDMGEKTKWLKEGMDCILLYWKDKVIDFDLPITVKLKIVDVDPGLRGDTAQGGSKPATLETGAVVTVPLFINVGEEILVDTRTGAYMNRA, from the exons ATGGCGGGAAGAGCGATATATTCTGTAACTTCATCTCCATCCTTGTGTATCCCTTATTCAgctgcttcatcttcatcgatcTCACTATCTCGATTGGCGCTCCCTGTGCGGGTTTCTCCCCGAACCAACAGATTTCCCA GGATTCACTGCTCTATGTCTGCTAACGACATCAAAGCCGGAACCAATATCGAAGTCGATGGTGCTCCTTGGCGTGTTCTTG AGTTTCTTCATGTGAAACCAGGGAAAGGTGCGGCATTTGTGAGGACTAAGATCAGGAACTATGTTAATGGCAGCACAGTGGAGAGAACATTTCGTGCTGGGATTTCT GTCGAGGAAGCTAATATATACAAAGAAACCAAACAGTTCACATACAAAGATGGGTCTCAGTTTGTTTTCATGGATTTG ACCACATACGAAGAAACACGTCTTAATGAATCTGATATGGGTGAGAAGACGAAATGGCTGAAAGAAGGCATGGATTGCATTTTGCTGTATTGGAAAGACAAG GTTATCGATTTCGATCTACCAATTACAGTTAAGTTGAAAATTGTCGACGTTGATCCTGGCCTTCGCGGTGACACTGCACAAG GTGGATCAAAGCCAGCGACACTGGAAACAGGTGCAGTAGTTACTGTACCGCTCTTTATTAACGTAGGTGAAGAGATATTGGTGGACACTAGAACCGGTGCATACATGAACCGGGCGTGA
- the LOC104764565 gene encoding probable receptor-like protein kinase At3g55450, whose translation MVLGCFPLKSKKKRGSVSMKRFDPEESKPTALPQPPNIASRSLQSAPPSFRTRVKPILSTNGGTGDMSSRARVMSAPSSIHGAVERDLLAGVYHDEQDDQPRDARPSTKESSPQPLPLPSPKTGSSLKNWGSFKSFNGNSGRLSASGAVSGPLPLPPSASVRSFSYDEVAAACSAFYSDRCVLEGLSSVMYMASFGDEASTSGLKKVDATVVRLNVTTQSIREFINEVNTLASLQHQNLCKLVGYHARDGLDTRMLVYERLAHGSLDRLLHGRSDGPPLDWNTRMKIALCAALGLTFLHEEGPFQAMYNEFSTANIQVDKDFSAKLSGYGCAGHAPETETSNSSALANLSVETIERGLLTPKSNVWSYGIVLLEMLTGRKNMDGAYPKEERNLVKWSRAFLADDCRLSLIMDPQLKGRFPAKAARSVADIAQKCLQVEPSERPTMRNIVDQLKVIQDMKYSCRFPLIEPAPVAARKHMGRSSSLNTIIWTPASVPPRSSFSPSPPPRQPSISPTRGGTVMFPPVFPPRACSSLEEMAREEVRRSSSASGRRTSLEGF comes from the exons ATGGTTTTGGGTTGTTTCCCTttgaagagcaagaagaaaCGAGGCTCCGTGTCTATGAAGCGGTTTGATCCTGAAGAAAGCAAGCCAACTGCTTTACCTCAGCCACCCAACATTGCAAGTCGTAGTTTACAATCAGCTCCTCCCAGCTTCAGAACTCGAGTGAAGCCAATTCTCTCTACTAATGGTGGAACCGGAGATATGAGTAGCCGGGCAAGAGTGATGTCTGCTCCTTCAAGCATTCACGGTGCTGTCGAACGGGATCTTCTTGCTGGAGTTTACCATGACGAGCAAGATGACCAACCAAGAGATGCTCGTCCTTCTACTAAAGAATCTAGTCCTCAACCGCTTCCGCTGCCATCGCCGAAGACTGGCTCGTCATTGAAGAATTGGGGAAGCTTCAAGTCCTTTAATGGAAACAGCGGTCGGTTATCCGCATCGGGAGCTGTATCTGGACCTTTGCCTTTGCCACCTAGCGCGTCTGTTAGGAGCTTCTCATATGATGAAGTGGCTGCTGCGTGTAGCGCTTTTTACTCTGACCGTTGTGTGTTGGAAGGTCTTTCATCTGTTATGTACATGGCTTCTTTTGGTGATGAAGCTTCAACCTCTGGCTTAAAGAAGGTCGACGCAACTGTTGTGCGACTTAACGTAACCACTCAG AGTATCAGAGAGTTCATTAATGAAGTGAACACATTGGCCTCGCTGCAACACCAGAATCTGTGTAAACTGGTAGGCTATCATGCCCGTGACGGTTTGGACACTAGAATGCTGGTGTACGAGAGGCTTGCTCACGGTAGTTTGGACCGGTTGCTGCATGGGAGATCAGATGGTCCTCCACTTGATTGGAACACTAGGATGAAGATTGCTCTTTGCGCAGCTCTAGGTTTAACCTTCTTGCACGAAGAAGGCCCGTTTCAG GCAATGTACAATGAATTTTCTACTGCTAATATCCAAGTCGACAAAGATTTCAGCGCCAAGCTATCAGGATACGGTTGTGCAGGCCATGCTCCAGAGACAGAGACATCAAACAGTTCAGCACTTGCGAATCTCTCGGTCGAGACGATAGAGAGAGGGCTTTTGACACCGAAGAGCAACGTGTGGAGCTACGGAATAGTTCTTCTTGAGATGCTGACGGGGAGGAAAAACATGGACGGGGCTTACCCGAAAGAAGAGAGGAACTTGGTGAAATGGAGCCGAGCTTTTCTAGCAGATGACTGCAGGCTCTCACTTATCATGGATCCTCAGCTTAAAGGTCGGTTTCCGGCGAAAGCAGCAAGGAGCGTAGCGGATATAGCACAGAAATGTCTGCAGGTGGAGCCATCAGAGCGTCCAACCATGAGAAACATTGTGGATCAACTGAAAGTCATACAGGACATGAAGTACTCGTGTAGGTTTCCGTTAATAGAACCAGCACCTGTCGCTGCAAGGAAACATATGGGAAGATCAAGCAGTCTCAACACCATTATTTGGACCCCAGCGTCAGTGCCACCAAGGTCGAGCTTTTCACCCTCGCCGCCACCACGACAACCGTCGATTTCACCCACAAGGGGAGGAACGGTCATGTTCCCACCAGTGTTTCCGCCACGAGCTTGTTCATCGTTGGAGGAGATGGCCAGGGAAGAGGTTCGGAGATCGTCTTCAGCCAGTGGTAGGAGAACTAGTCTGGAAGGGTTTTGA
- the LOC104764564 gene encoding F-box protein At3g08750-like yields the protein MASPKRLLLPSLPLEMIEEILYRTPAESLIRFKSTCKKWYALITSDKRFMYSHLDRSPERFIRVYDRQIMDPVSGTLSVALIPEEFRESYPIDSMVHCDGLLLCTCEKWNYRELKYAKLAVWNPVLRNMKWIEPSDIYRITDYFGFGYDNTVGSRDNYKILRLVVGPWRIRKDGYSDPDCEIYEFKSDTWRTLGRKFDWEVDFSKCNGVSVMGNMYWIAVKKEEHFIVSFDFSVETFKEICVCPSSWVTRLACFNGDRLSLLLQAEESTGIEVWMTNSLTDGVVSFSHYFNVTSPDLPPLHIHSEMARPGYSIGKHRNIMLWCEASVQEEEEDEDDKWYIRIKFYEFDQGGITKQIETARHRQYDYYDPFICSYVYVPSLIPIP from the coding sequence ATGGCTTCCCCAAAGCGTTTGTTGTTGCCATCGCTGCCACTCGAGATGATAGAAGAAATACTTTACAGGACTCCCGCCGAATCCTTGATCAGATTCAAATCGACGTGCAAGAAATGGTACGCTCTCATCACCAGCGACAAAAGATTCATGTACAGTCACTTGGATCGATCTCCGGAACGGTTCATAAGAGTATATGATCGTCAGATCATGGATCCGGTCAGTGGAACACTCTCAGTTGCATTAATCCCTGAGGAGTTCCGCGAGTCGTATCCGATAGATTCTATGGTTCACTGTGATGGACTCTTGCTATGTACGTGTGAAAAATGGAATTACAGAGAGTTAAAATACGCAAAACTCGCAGTTTGGAACCCGGTTTTGAGGAATATGAAATGGATCGAACCGTCGGATATTTACCGGATTACTGATTACTTCGGGTTTGGATACGACAATACTGTAGGATCTCGTGAtaactacaaaatcttgaggctTGTTGTTGGTCCTTGGCGTATTCGTAAAGATGGTTATTCAGATCCAGATTGTGAGATCTATGAGTTTAAGTCTGATACGTGGAGAACGCTTGGTCGTAAGTTTGATTGGGAGGTAGATTTTAGTAAGTGCAACGGCGTGTCTGTGATGGGTAATATGTATTGGATTGCTGTGAAGAAGGAGGAACATTTCATTGTAAGTTTTGATTTCTCCGTTGAAACATTCAAGGAGATATGCGTTTGTCCTTCTTCTTGGGTGACTCGATTGGCCTGTTTCAATGGAGATAGACTCTCTTTGTTACTACAAGCTGAAGAATCAACGGGGATTGAGGTGTGGATGACAAACAGTTTGACTGACGGGGTTGTTTCGTTTAGCCATTATTTCAATGTAACTAGCCCTGATCTCCCACCGTTACATATTCATAGTGAAATGGCTCGGCCAGGATACTCCATCGGCAAGCACAGGAATATAATGCTGTGGTGTGAGGCAAgtgtacaagaagaagaagaagatgaagatgataaatGGTATATTCGCATCAAGTTTTACGAATTTGATCAAGGTGGGATTACAAAGCAAATCGAGACAGCAAGACATAGACAGTATGACTACTATGATCCGTTTATTTGTAGCTATGTTTATGTGCCAAGTCTCATTCCTATTCCTTAA